One stretch of Rathayibacter festucae DSM 15932 DNA includes these proteins:
- a CDS encoding ATP-binding protein yields MESSRSFDEAPEFSAVALDALRQPLESGVIRIHRANVMAEFPARVQLVLAANPCPCGRHGIRGEICSCSPPVRRRYLARLSGPLLDRVDIRLTVRRIGAAQLAVRRDEPGLSTAQARARVVAARARARARLAGTPWSVNAEVDGAWLRASPQRPTARESGTLDLALERGLVTMRGYDRVLRLAWTLADLDEIDRPAASHLARALILRGAGS; encoded by the coding sequence GTGGAGTCGTCAAGATCATTCGACGAGGCGCCGGAGTTCTCCGCCGTCGCCCTCGACGCGCTGCGGCAGCCGCTCGAGTCGGGCGTGATCCGCATCCACCGCGCGAATGTGATGGCGGAGTTCCCGGCCCGCGTGCAGCTCGTGCTCGCGGCGAACCCGTGCCCCTGCGGGCGCCACGGCATCCGGGGTGAGATCTGTTCCTGCTCGCCGCCGGTGCGGCGCCGCTACCTGGCGCGGCTGAGCGGTCCGCTGCTCGACCGCGTCGACATCCGGCTGACGGTCCGGCGCATCGGTGCGGCACAGCTCGCCGTCCGCCGGGACGAGCCGGGACTCTCGACGGCGCAGGCGCGTGCCCGAGTGGTCGCCGCGCGCGCCCGCGCTCGGGCGCGCTTGGCAGGCACCCCCTGGTCGGTGAACGCCGAGGTCGACGGCGCGTGGCTCCGCGCGAGCCCGCAGCGCCCGACCGCCCGGGAGTCGGGCACGCTCGACCTGGCCCTGGAGCGCGGGCTCGTGACGATGCGCGGCTACGACCGCGTGCTCCGCCTCGCCTGGACGCTCGCCGACCTCGACGAGATCGACCGCCCCGCTGCGAGTCACCTCGCCCGCGCACTGATTCTGCGGGGGGCGGGCTCGTGA
- a CDS encoding recombinase family protein produces MFSNTDMKDLIRPTIEQPRRTAAIYVRISKDRVGAGLGVERQENDCRKLAEREGYEVVTVFSDNDISAYSGKKRPGYQALLAAMKSGAIQAVFAWHTDRVHRRPTELEPYIEASDQFNIPTFTVQAGPLRLDSPSGRMGARIHGAVASYEVEIGIERQKAAKLQAAENGEWSGGQRPFGWLAGAMQVDEREAAVVREIIDRFIAGTSWRTIALDLNARGIRTQHDKGWNALKVRNIAIRPRNVGLRDHNGTAQYEAKWEALVDQDTWQRLQTAIVMSRNHHTQRGPFRKHLLKGFAYCGRCGNQMNSFSKQQRDGSYKATYRCRAMDDEKGHIGCGAVSRLGAPVEDLVKDAVFFRLESDNLGRLVSASSTETPKLRQLLADRHAQEVRLSEIVSLYGSGDLTFEEYKAAKSSAASRLDELSRRINAATASSAYANIPIGSSLSDAWDGADLLWRRELLDLIVDRVWIDPVPRGESLTRYKSWTFNPVHVRIDWKV; encoded by the coding sequence ATGTTCAGTAATACCGATATGAAAGACCTGATCAGACCAACAATCGAACAGCCACGTCGCACCGCCGCGATCTACGTTCGCATCTCGAAAGACCGAGTTGGAGCAGGCCTCGGCGTGGAACGGCAGGAGAACGACTGTCGGAAGCTCGCCGAGCGCGAGGGCTACGAGGTCGTGACCGTGTTCAGCGACAACGACATCAGCGCCTACAGCGGAAAGAAGCGCCCTGGATACCAGGCGCTGCTCGCAGCGATGAAGTCCGGCGCGATCCAAGCGGTCTTCGCGTGGCACACCGACCGAGTGCACCGACGTCCGACAGAACTCGAGCCCTATATAGAGGCATCCGATCAGTTCAACATCCCCACCTTCACTGTGCAGGCCGGTCCGCTTCGCCTCGACTCCCCCAGTGGTCGGATGGGTGCACGCATCCACGGAGCAGTCGCCAGCTACGAGGTGGAGATCGGCATCGAACGCCAGAAGGCGGCGAAGTTGCAGGCCGCCGAAAACGGCGAGTGGAGTGGTGGCCAACGCCCCTTCGGCTGGCTGGCCGGAGCGATGCAGGTTGACGAGCGCGAAGCGGCTGTCGTGCGCGAGATCATCGACCGCTTCATCGCAGGCACGTCATGGCGAACCATCGCCCTTGACCTGAACGCACGCGGCATCCGTACGCAACACGACAAGGGATGGAACGCTCTCAAGGTCCGGAACATCGCGATCCGTCCTCGAAACGTCGGGCTGCGTGACCACAACGGCACGGCACAGTACGAAGCGAAGTGGGAAGCCCTCGTCGATCAAGACACATGGCAGCGCCTCCAGACGGCCATCGTCATGAGCAGGAACCACCACACGCAGCGCGGACCGTTCCGAAAGCATCTGCTCAAGGGGTTCGCCTACTGCGGCCGATGCGGCAACCAGATGAACAGCTTTAGCAAGCAGCAGAGGGATGGCTCGTACAAGGCAACCTACCGCTGCCGCGCGATGGACGACGAGAAGGGTCACATCGGCTGCGGCGCCGTCTCACGACTCGGTGCACCCGTTGAGGACTTGGTGAAGGATGCCGTGTTCTTCCGACTCGAATCGGACAACCTTGGTCGGCTCGTCAGCGCGTCCAGCACCGAGACGCCGAAGCTGCGCCAGCTACTCGCTGACCGGCATGCGCAAGAGGTACGGCTGTCCGAGATCGTCTCGCTGTACGGGAGCGGGGATCTGACCTTCGAGGAGTACAAGGCAGCGAAGAGCTCCGCGGCCTCGCGTCTCGACGAACTGAGCCGGCGGATCAACGCGGCGACAGCTTCGAGCGCCTACGCCAACATCCCGATCGGAAGCAGCTTGAGCGACGCCTGGGACGGTGCAGACCTACTCTGGCGTCGCGAGTTGCTGGATCTGATCGTTGACCGAGTCTGGATCGACCCAGTTCCGCGCGGCGAGAGCTTGACGCGGTACAAGTCGTGGACGTTCAACCCAGTGCACGTGCGGATCGACTGGAAGGTTTGA
- the dprA gene encoding DNA-processing protein DprA produces the protein MTAVAELFDRTETRLARRLLPEVSESDPVEALSRAAWSSLAEPGDAVAGTLIERFGAGGALAKVVGTGSAGEILAEAEAEAEAEAEAAADVRRRGTGCADDAAAETGRSENSFDSTGDGESDGDDSRSGTRVLAAGLARWRPRVDRALLLRRLEIAHRLDARLLLPGCDGWPQPLADLGEHAPFVLWSRGDPLALAAPHRLAVVGARAATGYGEHVAADLAAGSAERGALIVSGAAFGIDAVAHKAALGAGGSTVAFLAGGSDRLYPTAHTDLLHRVIATPGCSVVTEVPPGTTPTRWRFLQRNRLIAATTAATVVVEAGARSGSLNTAGHAAALGRPLGAVPGPVTSASSAGCHRLLREYAATCVTSATEVVELLGMSAVLATAPEVSRTATRVLDVLRADGAHETEALAQRSGLSVPETLDLLGTCLATGLVQRDAEGRWRAAA, from the coding sequence GTGACGGCCGTCGCGGAGCTCTTCGACCGGACCGAGACGCGCCTCGCGCGGCGGCTGCTTCCCGAGGTCAGCGAGTCCGATCCGGTGGAGGCGCTCTCGCGCGCGGCATGGTCCTCGCTCGCCGAGCCGGGCGATGCGGTGGCCGGGACGCTGATCGAGCGATTCGGCGCTGGCGGCGCCCTGGCGAAGGTGGTGGGGACGGGGTCGGCGGGGGAGATCCTCGCGGAGGCGGAGGCGGAGGCGGAGGCGGAGGCGGAGGCGGCGGCGGACGTGCGCCGGAGGGGGACCGGATGCGCGGATGACGCTGCCGCGGAGACCGGCCGCTCCGAGAACTCGTTCGACTCGACAGGTGACGGAGAGAGCGACGGGGACGACTCCCGCAGCGGAACGCGGGTCCTCGCCGCAGGTCTGGCGCGCTGGCGCCCCCGGGTCGACAGGGCCCTGCTCCTCCGCCGCCTGGAGATCGCGCACCGTCTCGATGCACGCCTCCTTCTGCCGGGCTGCGACGGCTGGCCGCAGCCGCTCGCGGATCTGGGGGAGCACGCGCCGTTCGTGCTCTGGAGCCGCGGCGATCCGCTCGCCCTCGCCGCTCCGCACCGGCTGGCCGTCGTCGGGGCTCGCGCGGCGACCGGCTACGGCGAGCACGTCGCCGCGGACCTCGCCGCAGGTAGCGCCGAGCGCGGCGCCCTCATCGTCTCCGGAGCCGCCTTCGGGATCGACGCGGTCGCACACAAGGCCGCCCTCGGAGCGGGTGGCAGCACGGTCGCCTTCCTCGCCGGCGGCTCCGACCGGCTCTACCCGACGGCGCACACCGACCTCCTGCACCGCGTGATCGCGACGCCCGGCTGTTCGGTGGTGACGGAGGTGCCGCCGGGCACCACGCCGACGCGCTGGCGCTTCCTGCAGCGCAACCGGCTGATCGCCGCAACGACCGCGGCGACGGTCGTGGTGGAGGCAGGTGCCCGCTCCGGATCGCTGAACACCGCCGGACACGCGGCCGCGCTCGGGCGACCGCTCGGTGCAGTGCCGGGCCCGGTGACGAGCGCCTCCTCGGCGGGCTGCCACCGGCTCCTCCGGGAGTACGCGGCGACCTGCGTGACGTCGGCCACCGAGGTCGTCGAGCTGCTCGGCATGTCCGCGGTGCTCGCCACCGCGCCGGAGGTCTCACGGACGGCGACGCGCGTCCTGGACGTCCTCCGCGCGGACGGTGCGCACGAGACCGAGGCGCTCGCGCAGCGCTCAGGCCTGTCCGTCCCCGAGACGCTCGACCTGCTCGGCACCTGCCTCGCGACCGGGCTCGTCCAGCGCGACGCGGAGGGGAGGTGGAGGGCAGCCGCATGA